The Pyrus communis chromosome 5, drPyrComm1.1, whole genome shotgun sequence region TATGGAAAAATCAGTGTCTGTTTCTGCAATAAAAGCGTTGTGTAGTAGTAATAGTAAGTCCATATGGAGTCGTAATTGTGAAGCTTATAAGAGGTGGGGTTGGTCGGAGGATGATGTTCTGTCTGCGTTTAAGCGGTTCCCTCAATGTATGACTAAGTCGGAGAAGAAAATAATGCAGGTAATGGAATTCCTAGTGAACAAAATGGGATGGCCGGCAGGAGTGATTAACAAATACCCAGTCATTGTGGCTCTCAGTTTGGAGAAGCGAATAATCCCAAGGTGTTCGGTTGTTGAAGTTTTGATCTCGAAAGGATTGATAAAGGAAATTCAAAATGTGAATTTGTATTCTCTGTTGAACCCTGTGGAGAAATACTTCTTGAAGAGGTTTGTGGCCAGATATACAGATGAAGTACCTCAATTATTGAGTGTGTATCAAGGGAGAGTTAAAGTCGAGGATGTATGATGTTCGTAGGTCAAAAGaggttagatattgttgatgtAGTATCGTAGATGCAGCGCTGCTCATTGTCATTGGTAGCAGCTAGCTTTTGGCTCAGTGTATTTTTCTAGAAATGAATTCAATTGGTTGTCATGGATGAAGAAAgatgaaaaatcatttttcgTCTTCCCCTTACACTGCCTAGCTGATTTCGTTATACGTATACTCTCTTATTTGAAATTAACTTGAGATTGACCTGCTCTGCTCTGTGGTTGTGGCGCCTTCAACTATAGGATGGATGGTCCTTGACTTTGTTCATCTTGGAATTGCCTTCGGTAGATATGTTGCTTCTATTCGGTTTCAATTTAATCTATTTATAGATATGAAGGAATGAAAAAGCTTTTGTCTGatgtttcaaattttaagaCGTGTAAGATATCGGTGCTTGTCTGTGTCTGTCCTTGTTCTGCTCTGCTAATACTTGTTATCCACAAATAGCTAGTCTTGTTTGCAGTGACAATGGTTGGGTGGTTAATACCATTCTGCATTGTGACTCCCTTGTGTTAGCCTACTTTGCGAGACCATTAGGATCTCGTTATGCTGAATATTTCTAGTATTTAAACTGTCTCGTTCGCACTTTACCCTATGGGATCTCGTTATGCTCAATATTTCTCGTATCCAAACCATCTTGTTTGCACTGTTTACCCTATTTGTTTTGAAGGCTCTGGAGTCATATTTACGGTGAAGGTGTTTTCTTATTGCTCGGATTTGTTTTGAATGAAAGCTTCAAAATGATTCCGGAAGCCAGTGTTCTCCGAAGGTGAGTTATTCATAAGCTTTGACATTTCCATGGCCTGGCAGATGCATAAGTTCCATATAACTTATGATGGAAAAGAATGCAACAATCCAGCAATATGCACACAAAATGGTCAACTtagaaatgtgaaaaaataCTTGTAAGAATCCTGGTAGACAGTTAACTGTAAAGAGAGATGGAAACATACTCGGCATTTCATTATCTGAAATTGGACTTCTAAGAAACAGATAAGTGCATCAGGAGGAAACGGAAGTGCAGAAATCATTTTCCACGACAAACGCTCCAAAGATGCTAGCGGAAATATAAGGACCAATCCATTTAACTCTTCTCATCATCTAAAGACTCTCAGTGAGTGATTCACACAAGTGAAGCCCCCATCGATCATGAGATTATCCCCACTTATATACTTGGACTCGTCACTTGCCAAAAAGAGCACAGCATTAGCTACATCATCAACTTTCAGTTCCACTCCTTGCAAGTTGGCATTTTTTGATACAAAAGATCGGAAACCTGTCCCATCTTCGATTCTCGCATCCTCCTGCAGGTGAGCCAAAGCCAAATTCGTTGCAACTGCATATGGAGAAACGCAGTTAACGCGTATCCCATGATTCCCAAGCTCAGCTGCAACGTTCTTGGTCAGCCCCAACACAGCATGCTTAGACCCTGTGTATGCATGTGGTCCAATGCCTCCTTGAACACTTGAAACACTGGAAAGAGAAACTATGCTGCCCTTTTTCTGCGGGATCATTGCCCTAGCTGCGTGCTTCATTCCGAGGAACACTCCCTTCACGTTAATATCAAACACTTTCTGAAACTCAGATAAGTCTGCATTGCGGATGTCTGGACAAGGCGAACCTGTCACCCCAGCGTTGTTGACTATGATATCCAGCGTGCCATATTTATCGACAGTGAAATCAACTGCACGGCTAACATCATCCTCTACCGTGACATCACAATGGAGATAACAAATGTTTGGATCTCCGTTGAGGGATTCGCACACTTGTAAGCCGAGGTTGTCCTGCACATCAACTAAACAAACTTTTGCGCCATGCTTGTGGAGCAGGCGCACAATGCTTTCTCCAATGCCAGTGGCTCCGCCGGTCACCAGTGCCACTTTCCCTACTAACCTGAGGAGAAGGGAAAGAACTGAGCAGCCATTAGGGAAACCTATCCACATAACATGGCCTTAAAATtgtacatattttatttatttctcacACGAAATTAAGATAAAATTTCAGTATTGTGAATTTGTGACGATATGAGAAAGCCAAGTTCAAAAAATTTTGCAACCCGTTTCAGATTCAGATGAATAAAAATTTCGAGATTTCAGTTGACCAAGAAACCTTGATCATTTTCAGGGGATTTTCAAGTATATGATATACACCAGAATGTTCAGTCGTTAAATCTTTAGTCGGGTATCCGATGACCAAGATCTAACGGCTAAA contains the following coding sequences:
- the LOC137735151 gene encoding (+)-borneol dehydrogenase 2-like; protein product: MTEQAGSLPSFQRLVGKVALVTGGATGIGESIVRLLHKHGAKVCLVDVQDNLGLQVCESLNGDPNICYLHCDVTVEDDVSRAVDFTVDKYGTLDIIVNNAGVTGSPCPDIRNADLSEFQKVFDINVKGVFLGMKHAARAMIPQKKGSIVSLSSVSSVQGGIGPHAYTGSKHAVLGLTKNVAAELGNHGIRVNCVSPYAVATNLALAHLQEDARIEDGTGFRSFVSKNANLQGVELKVDDVANAVLFLASDESKYISGDNLMIDGGFTCVNHSLRVFR